A window of Thermosynechococcus sp. NK55a contains these coding sequences:
- a CDS encoding hydantoinase B/oxoprolinase family protein has translation MSSHQIQGKWQFWIDRGGTFTDIVARRPDGHIVVHKLLSENPEQYRDAAVAGIRTLMGLAGDAPIPSEAVEIVKLGTTVATNALLERKGEPTVLLITQGFGDALAIGYQNRPDLFALGIEQPPPLYTKVIEVKERVSAQGEILVPLDLAALKPQLAAVYNQGIRSCAIVFVHGYRYPDHEQQVAALAREMGFTQVSVSHEVSGLIKLVSRGDTTVVDAYLSPVLGRYLQGVQAELGEIPLYCMQSNGGVVAASCFRGKDSLLSGPAGGMVGVVRTALAAGIERLIGLDMGGTSTDVCHYRHNSDAPWPEYERWQETTIAGVRLRSPLLAVHTVAAGGGSILRFDQGRYQVGPESAGANPGPAAYRRGGPLTITDANLLLGKIQPAYFPAVFGADGQQPLDRKTVEQRFAQLRQEIYESTGDARSVADVAAGFIEVAVNTMAQAIKKISLEQGHDVREYTLCSFGGAGGQHACLIAEALGMAQVYIHPYAGVLSAYGIGQAELRVLKEQTIEQPLIPDGFAELQGQIERLKAQVVAELAAQGVDPSQIQSQVRIGLGYIGTDTTLWVPWSDQETMAASFAQAHCDRYGFNLRGRSLRVGQIAVEAVALQAMPSVTVPAATGELIPLDHVPVYSKGQWHQAPVYARDRLPAHQVIAGVALILDTTGTNVVEAGWQAKVDEQGGLWLRPLQALAATPKQIAPTVADPVQLGIFQQLFRAIAEQMGVTLQQTSASVNIKERLDFSCALFDGAGNLVANAPHIPVHLGSMSESVKALLAEKNNALRAGQVFATNNPYRGGTHLPDITVITPVFLKGEAHPAFFVASRGHHADIGGISPGSMPANSTDVRQEGILFDNVLLVDGGEFQGEAIYQLLTQGPWPARYPEQNIADLQAQIAANQRGAQELIALCDRYGRAVVAAYMEFSQANAAECVRQCLRSLPGGRFCVAMDNGSQIQVQITIDTTQGVACLDFAGTSKQTHDNFNAPLAITKAAVLYVLRTLVQEDIPLNAGCLRPIELRVPEGCLLNPTFPAAVVAGNVETSQTLANALYGALGIMAAAQGTMNNLSFGSDRYQYYETICGGAGAGATFAGASTVQTHMTNSRLTDVEVLESRYPVIVWEFCRRRGSGGKGQQSGGDGAIRVLEFREPMTVSLLSQSRKIPPFGLFGGEGGAVGENQWLKPGAPPSPLPGTATITVAAGDRLRICTPGGGGFGVPHLSD, from the coding sequence ATGAGCAGTCATCAGATCCAAGGTAAATGGCAATTTTGGATCGATCGCGGCGGCACGTTCACGGATATCGTCGCCCGCCGTCCCGATGGCCACATAGTGGTACACAAGCTGCTCTCAGAGAATCCAGAGCAGTATCGCGATGCGGCGGTAGCGGGAATTCGTACCCTCATGGGGTTGGCAGGGGATGCCCCCATTCCCAGTGAAGCCGTTGAAATTGTGAAACTGGGGACAACGGTGGCCACCAATGCTCTTTTGGAGCGCAAAGGCGAGCCAACGGTTCTCCTTATCACCCAAGGCTTTGGGGATGCGCTAGCCATTGGCTACCAAAACCGCCCCGATCTCTTTGCCCTAGGAATTGAGCAACCGCCGCCTCTTTACACCAAGGTTATTGAAGTTAAAGAGCGGGTCAGTGCCCAAGGGGAAATTCTCGTCCCCCTTGATTTGGCGGCGCTGAAACCACAACTGGCAGCGGTTTATAACCAAGGTATCCGCAGTTGTGCCATTGTCTTCGTCCATGGCTACCGTTACCCTGACCATGAGCAACAGGTGGCCGCCTTGGCAAGGGAAATGGGCTTTACCCAAGTGTCCGTTTCCCATGAGGTGAGTGGCCTCATTAAGCTGGTGAGCCGCGGTGATACGACGGTTGTCGATGCCTATTTGTCACCGGTACTGGGTCGCTATCTTCAGGGGGTGCAGGCGGAGCTAGGGGAGATTCCCCTTTACTGTATGCAGTCGAATGGCGGTGTCGTGGCGGCTTCCTGCTTTCGCGGTAAGGATAGTCTGCTGTCAGGCCCGGCGGGGGGGATGGTGGGGGTGGTGCGTACCGCCTTAGCTGCAGGGATTGAGCGGCTGATTGGTTTAGATATGGGGGGCACCTCCACCGATGTCTGCCACTATCGTCACAATTCTGATGCCCCTTGGCCAGAGTATGAGCGGTGGCAGGAAACCACGATTGCCGGTGTGCGGTTGCGATCGCCCCTCCTGGCAGTGCATACGGTGGCAGCCGGTGGGGGCTCCATTTTGCGGTTTGATCAGGGTCGCTACCAAGTGGGGCCAGAGTCTGCGGGTGCCAATCCCGGACCAGCGGCCTATCGTCGGGGTGGCCCCCTGACGATTACCGATGCCAATCTCCTCTTGGGGAAAATTCAGCCCGCCTATTTCCCTGCTGTCTTTGGGGCCGATGGTCAACAGCCTTTGGATCGCAAGACGGTCGAACAGCGATTTGCTCAACTGCGCCAAGAAATCTACGAGAGCACGGGGGATGCCCGCAGTGTCGCCGATGTGGCCGCTGGTTTTATTGAGGTGGCCGTGAATACAATGGCACAGGCAATTAAGAAAATTTCCCTGGAGCAGGGGCATGATGTGCGCGAGTACACCCTCTGCTCTTTTGGCGGTGCAGGAGGGCAACATGCCTGTTTAATTGCTGAAGCCCTGGGAATGGCCCAAGTTTATATTCACCCCTACGCGGGGGTGCTCTCGGCCTACGGCATCGGTCAGGCGGAGTTGCGGGTGCTCAAGGAGCAGACGATTGAACAACCTTTGATCCCCGATGGGTTTGCTGAACTCCAGGGACAAATTGAGCGCCTCAAGGCTCAAGTGGTGGCTGAACTCGCTGCCCAAGGGGTTGATCCCTCGCAAATTCAAAGTCAAGTGCGCATTGGCCTAGGGTATATCGGCACCGATACAACGCTGTGGGTGCCTTGGTCAGATCAAGAAACCATGGCAGCGTCCTTTGCCCAAGCCCATTGCGATCGCTATGGGTTCAATTTACGGGGGCGATCGCTGCGGGTGGGTCAAATTGCTGTTGAGGCTGTTGCCCTGCAGGCGATGCCAAGCGTCACCGTACCTGCAGCTACTGGCGAACTCATTCCCCTTGACCATGTACCAGTTTACAGCAAAGGCCAATGGCACCAAGCGCCAGTCTATGCGCGCGATCGCCTGCCGGCCCATCAGGTCATTGCAGGGGTGGCCCTGATCTTAGATACGACGGGCACCAACGTGGTTGAGGCGGGCTGGCAGGCCAAAGTGGATGAGCAAGGGGGGCTGTGGCTGCGTCCTCTCCAGGCCTTAGCGGCAACACCAAAGCAGATTGCTCCTACGGTTGCCGATCCCGTACAGTTGGGCATTTTTCAGCAGCTGTTTCGCGCTATTGCTGAGCAAATGGGGGTCACACTCCAGCAGACCAGTGCCTCGGTGAATATCAAAGAACGGTTGGATTTTTCCTGTGCTCTCTTTGATGGCGCCGGCAACCTCGTGGCCAATGCTCCCCATATCCCTGTGCATCTGGGGTCAATGAGCGAAAGTGTCAAGGCACTCTTGGCAGAGAAAAACAATGCCCTCCGTGCGGGTCAGGTTTTTGCCACGAATAATCCCTATCGCGGTGGTACCCACCTGCCGGATATTACTGTGATTACGCCGGTGTTTCTGAAGGGGGAAGCACACCCTGCTTTCTTTGTCGCTTCGCGGGGGCACCATGCTGACATTGGGGGCATCAGTCCTGGGTCAATGCCTGCCAATAGTACCGATGTCCGCCAAGAGGGGATTCTCTTTGACAATGTACTGCTGGTAGATGGTGGGGAGTTTCAAGGGGAGGCCATTTATCAGCTATTAACCCAAGGGCCTTGGCCAGCCCGCTATCCTGAACAGAATATCGCCGATTTGCAAGCGCAAATTGCCGCTAACCAGCGAGGAGCCCAAGAACTGATTGCGCTGTGCGATCGCTATGGTCGCGCGGTAGTCGCTGCCTATATGGAATTTAGCCAGGCCAATGCCGCTGAATGTGTGCGCCAATGCCTGCGATCGCTCCCAGGGGGCCGCTTTTGCGTTGCCATGGACAACGGCAGCCAAATTCAGGTGCAAATCACGATTGATACCACTCAAGGTGTAGCTTGCCTAGATTTTGCGGGAACCTCCAAGCAAACCCACGATAACTTCAATGCCCCCCTCGCCATTACTAAGGCAGCAGTCCTGTACGTCCTGCGGACACTGGTGCAGGAGGATATTCCCCTCAATGCCGGCTGTCTGCGGCCCATTGAGCTGCGGGTGCCGGAAGGCTGTCTATTAAACCCAACGTTTCCGGCGGCGGTGGTGGCTGGGAATGTGGAAACTTCACAAACTCTGGCCAATGCCCTCTATGGTGCCCTCGGTATTATGGCGGCGGCTCAGGGAACGATGAACAACCTTAGCTTTGGGAGCGATCGCTATCAATACTACGAAACCATCTGTGGTGGCGCTGGGGCAGGAGCCACCTTTGCCGGAGCCAGTACTGTGCAAACCCACATGACCAACTCTCGGCTCACTGATGTGGAAGTGCTGGAAAGCCGCTACCCCGTGATTGTTTGGGAGTTTTGCCGTCGCCGGGGCAGTGGTGGCAAGGGACAGCAATCAGGCGGCGATGGGGCCATTCGCGTCCTTGAGTTTCGTGAACCTATGACCGTCAGCCTCCTCAGCCAATCGCGGAAAATCCCCCCTTTTGGACTGTTTGGGGGTGAAGGTGGGGCAGTGGGTGAAAATCAATGGCTGAAACCTGGCGCCCCCCCCTCTCCTTTGCCCGGAACGGCCACCATTACTGTCGCGGCGGGCGATCGCCTGCGGATTTGTACCCCCGGCGGTGGTGGCTTTGGGGTACCTCATCTCTCAGATTAG
- a CDS encoding AbrB family transcriptional regulator, with product MGRKPVEPLTGAALLEKYKQLEHLSHEEKAKACGYYTVTKTGKERISKLKFNKALLEALGVNLDSRSGRGGSRGGRSASYRITVQANGNLLIGAAYTKQMNLKPGDEFEITLGRKHIHLKQVSSNGQPTDDED from the coding sequence ATGGGACGCAAACCAGTAGAACCCTTGACAGGTGCTGCTTTATTAGAAAAGTACAAACAACTGGAACATCTCAGCCACGAAGAAAAAGCAAAGGCCTGTGGCTACTACACCGTGACCAAAACCGGCAAGGAGCGGATCAGCAAACTGAAGTTTAATAAGGCACTTCTTGAAGCCTTGGGCGTAAATCTTGACAGTAGGTCAGGCCGCGGTGGCAGCCGAGGGGGGCGCAGTGCCAGTTATCGAATTACGGTACAAGCCAATGGCAATTTGCTCATTGGTGCAGCCTATACCAAGCAAATGAATCTCAAACCGGGGGATGAATTTGAAATTACCCTTGGCCGGAAGCACATTCACTTAAAACAAGTAAGCAGCAACGGTCAACCCACCGATGACGAAGATTAA
- a CDS encoding AAA family ATPase, with the protein MIPRQLVLRNFLSYRQATLSFAGLHLACICGANGAGKSSLLEAIAWALWGQSRASREDDVIYYGEMEAQVTFEFSVQGQTYRVVRLRRRQQQTVLELQIQTALGYTSLTGRSLRATQEKIIQILRLDYATFVNSAYLRQGRADEFMAKRPSERKQLLASLLGLDQYETLAEAARDRARDYKAQISVLEQRLQTLADELAQEPRLRTQQAAVRQQIQQQRQQVQQCQQRLQEQQAAYHIHQLQQRDYEHLQQQRDTLAAAIAHLEHQCQTLRQEQAAIADLEARAPLLEAAVRQWESLKTAEAQLQQCFSKYQQLRQERDRHQHSLDQQRQDLLRTLHGLESQQQFLLEQCQQLEKLLKQENQIIAAFEQLQRARAHLQAQEELQQKVFPLLQAKQRLELERQQQEQRLRSRRDELQQLWQHLHQQIERQPALQEAVTLITAQIATLEKQRIYQDHVREKGLERRRFLEQLQARQREYERQMNQLEQRLELLNQPGAICPLCQRPLDREHYQAVRQRHVAEKEELLNQVWVIREQLAVTEREIQVLRREYLTVGYEISQLTQLFEQRGQLQQQLQSTQDLEPQLDRLAGEIQQVEEQLRNGHQESLGELQAIEAELARLNYDEKNLAIARGQVEKWRWAEAKEQELRQAQRQYQQIQQQLPNLMAQQEELQRQLNALETTSPLAQTLARIDQQLATLAYNPERHTQIQAQLAALATDYEAYEALQRGRSRQPQLRQDLEHLAETLQQQQAQLQHITDKLATLEETARAASRLAADLHQQQQHLLKQQQTLEANLAQHGKLSAELEQLHRLRQEYEQGQQTLAHLRHQYRLYCELAQALGKNGIPALLIETVLPHLEAETNHILGRLSNHQLHVQFITQRSRRRSGADTKPIETLDILIADCQGTRPYESYSGGEAFRINFALRLALARLLAQRSGSDVQFLIIDEGFGTQDAQGCERLIAALNAIAPEFHCILAITHVPALKEAFQTRIEVTKVAGASQLSIIT; encoded by the coding sequence ATGATTCCACGTCAACTGGTATTGCGCAACTTCCTCAGCTATCGCCAAGCCACTCTTTCCTTTGCGGGGTTACATCTGGCCTGTATTTGTGGTGCCAATGGGGCGGGCAAGTCTTCGCTCCTTGAGGCGATCGCTTGGGCACTCTGGGGGCAAAGCCGCGCTAGCCGTGAGGATGATGTGATCTACTACGGCGAAATGGAAGCCCAGGTGACATTTGAGTTTAGCGTCCAAGGGCAGACTTATCGGGTGGTACGGTTGCGGCGACGGCAGCAACAGACGGTTTTGGAGTTGCAGATTCAAACGGCGCTGGGCTATACCTCGCTAACGGGGCGATCGCTACGAGCGACCCAGGAAAAAATCATTCAAATTCTTCGCCTTGACTACGCCACCTTCGTCAACAGCGCCTATTTGCGCCAAGGACGTGCCGATGAATTTATGGCCAAGCGCCCCAGTGAGCGCAAGCAACTGCTGGCCAGCCTTTTGGGCTTGGATCAATACGAGACCCTAGCGGAGGCGGCGCGGGATCGCGCCCGTGACTACAAAGCCCAAATCAGTGTTCTGGAGCAGCGACTCCAGACCCTCGCGGATGAATTGGCCCAGGAGCCCCGCCTGCGTACCCAACAGGCAGCGGTGCGCCAGCAGATCCAACAGCAACGGCAGCAGGTACAGCAGTGCCAACAACGACTCCAAGAGCAACAGGCCGCCTACCATATCCATCAACTCCAACAGCGGGACTATGAACACTTGCAACAGCAGCGCGATACGCTTGCGGCAGCGATCGCCCACCTGGAGCACCAGTGCCAGACCCTTCGCCAAGAACAGGCCGCTATTGCGGATTTGGAAGCCCGTGCCCCCCTATTGGAAGCCGCCGTCAGGCAATGGGAGAGCCTGAAAACCGCCGAAGCGCAATTGCAGCAGTGTTTTAGTAAGTATCAACAGCTGCGCCAAGAGCGCGATCGCCACCAGCATAGCCTCGACCAACAGCGGCAAGACCTTCTGCGCACCCTCCATGGATTGGAGAGCCAGCAGCAATTTCTGCTGGAACAATGCCAGCAGTTGGAAAAGTTGCTCAAGCAAGAAAATCAGATTATTGCTGCTTTTGAACAGCTACAGCGAGCGCGCGCTCACCTCCAAGCCCAAGAAGAGCTGCAACAAAAAGTCTTTCCGCTCCTGCAAGCCAAACAGCGCCTCGAACTGGAACGGCAACAGCAGGAACAACGCCTCCGCAGCCGGCGCGATGAATTGCAGCAGTTGTGGCAGCATCTCCATCAACAGATAGAGCGGCAACCCGCTCTCCAAGAGGCAGTGACCCTGATTACAGCACAGATTGCAACCCTTGAAAAACAGCGTATCTATCAAGACCATGTGCGAGAAAAGGGACTGGAGCGCCGCCGCTTCCTCGAACAACTGCAAGCCCGCCAGCGGGAGTATGAGCGGCAAATGAATCAACTGGAGCAGCGCTTGGAACTACTGAATCAACCGGGAGCCATTTGCCCCCTGTGTCAACGTCCCCTCGATCGCGAGCACTACCAGGCTGTCCGGCAACGCCATGTCGCCGAAAAAGAGGAACTGCTGAATCAGGTGTGGGTCATCCGCGAGCAACTGGCAGTTACCGAGCGCGAAATTCAAGTTTTACGGCGGGAATATCTAACGGTGGGCTATGAGATCTCACAACTGACGCAACTGTTTGAGCAGCGGGGGCAACTCCAGCAGCAACTCCAGAGCACCCAAGATTTAGAACCGCAACTGGATCGCCTAGCCGGGGAAATTCAGCAGGTTGAGGAACAGCTCAGGAACGGCCATCAGGAAAGCCTTGGGGAACTGCAAGCGATTGAGGCAGAACTGGCACGCCTGAACTATGACGAGAAAAATCTGGCGATCGCCCGCGGCCAAGTGGAAAAATGGCGTTGGGCCGAAGCCAAGGAACAGGAACTCCGCCAAGCGCAACGGCAATACCAGCAGATTCAGCAGCAACTGCCAAACCTGATGGCCCAACAGGAGGAACTGCAACGGCAGCTCAATGCCCTTGAAACCACTTCCCCTCTTGCCCAGACCTTGGCAAGGATTGACCAGCAATTGGCCACCTTAGCCTACAATCCAGAGCGCCATACCCAAATTCAGGCCCAACTGGCTGCCCTCGCAACGGACTATGAGGCCTATGAGGCCCTGCAACGGGGGCGATCGCGCCAACCCCAACTCCGCCAAGACCTCGAGCACCTAGCGGAAACGCTGCAGCAACAACAGGCACAATTGCAACACATCACTGACAAACTCGCCACCCTTGAAGAAACCGCTCGCGCCGCTAGCCGCCTGGCCGCCGATCTCCATCAACAGCAACAGCACCTCCTCAAGCAACAGCAGACCCTCGAGGCCAACCTTGCCCAGCATGGCAAACTCAGCGCCGAATTAGAGCAACTCCATCGCCTCAGACAAGAATACGAACAGGGACAGCAAACCCTTGCCCACCTCCGTCATCAATACCGCCTCTACTGCGAGCTAGCCCAAGCCTTAGGCAAAAATGGTATTCCCGCCCTGCTTATTGAAACCGTCTTGCCCCATCTAGAGGCAGAAACCAATCATATCCTCGGTCGCCTCAGCAACCACCAACTCCATGTGCAGTTCATTACCCAGCGCAGCCGCCGTCGCAGTGGAGCCGACACCAAGCCCATTGAAACCCTTGATATTCTCATTGCCGATTGCCAAGGGACCCGTCCCTACGAAAGCTATTCGGGGGGTGAAGCTTTTCGCATCAATTTTGCTTTGCGCTTAGCCTTAGCCCGACTCTTGGCCCAGCGATCGGGGAGTGATGTCCAGTTTCTGATTATTGATGAGGGATTCGGTACCCAAGATGCCCAGGGTTGTGAACGGCTGATTGCCGCCTTGAACGCGATCGCCCCCGAATTTCACTGCATTCTCGCCATTACCCATGTTCCTGCCCTCAAGGAAGCCTTTCAAACCCGCATTGAGGTCACCAAAGTAGCGGGAGCCTCCCAACTGAGCATCATCACTTAA
- the cphA gene encoding cyanophycin synthetase has protein sequence MKILKLQTLRGPNYWSIRRHKLIVMRLDLEEVANTPSNQIPGFVDGLVRVLPSLYNHFCSLGHAGGFLTRLREGTYLGHVVEHVALELQELAGMSVGFGRTRETSTPGVYQVVYEYQVEEAGRYAGRAAVRLCQSIIDRGTYPQRELDQDLADLRQLKAKASLGPSTEAIVREAEARNIPWFELSSRSIIQLGYGARSHRIQATLSDRSSILAVELAGDKEGAKRLLQDAGIPVPKGTVVRYIEDLPEAIEEIGGYPIVIKPLNGNHGRGITIDINTLEDAEEAFEIASSISKSVIVERYHAGRDFRVLVVNGKVVAAAERVPAHVIGDGRSTIEELIEQTNQDPQRGDGHDNILTRIEVNHDTWTLLEKQGYTLNTVLQPGEICYLRATANLSTGGIAVDRTDEIHPENVWICQRAARIIGLDIAGIDVVSPDISQPLPKVGGVIVEVNAAPGFRMHTNPSQGIARNVAEPVLNMLFPPGTPCRIPIFAITGTNGKTTTTRLIAHICKQTGQTVGYTTTDGIYIGDYLVEKGDTTGPQSAQLILQDPTVEIAVLETARGGILRSGLGFDHCDVGVVLNVQADHLGLGDIDTVEQLADLKAVVVESAWPNGYAVLNADDPLVAGMARQVKAQVAYFSMNPHNPIIRQHIQQGGLAAVYENGYLSILKGDWTLRIEQAENVPITLGARAGFMIANALAASLAAFAQGISIEHIRAALTTFRSSVEQTPGRMNLFDLGQFSVLVDYAHNPAGYEAIGEFVQKWPGQRIGVIGGPGDRRDQDLEQLGELSAKIFDWIIIKEDDDTRGRPRGDAAYWIERGVHHHSVQRQYDIIHDEVAAIQFALDRAPKGSLVVIFPAEVSRTIQLIRQHQQRLQGETTNGFHSEGMPTSGDLNPSISH, from the coding sequence ATGAAGATTCTGAAATTACAAACGCTGCGGGGTCCCAATTACTGGAGCATTCGGCGTCATAAGCTGATTGTCATGCGTTTAGATCTAGAAGAGGTGGCCAATACCCCCTCCAACCAGATTCCCGGGTTTGTGGACGGGTTGGTGCGGGTTTTACCCAGTCTTTACAATCATTTTTGCTCCCTTGGCCACGCCGGGGGCTTTCTCACCCGCCTACGAGAAGGCACCTATCTGGGTCATGTGGTCGAACATGTCGCCCTCGAACTCCAAGAACTGGCAGGGATGTCCGTTGGTTTTGGCCGCACACGGGAGACCTCAACGCCGGGGGTGTATCAAGTAGTCTACGAATACCAAGTGGAAGAAGCAGGCCGCTATGCCGGCCGAGCAGCCGTGCGACTGTGCCAAAGCATTATCGATAGGGGCACCTATCCCCAGCGAGAACTGGATCAGGATCTCGCCGATCTCCGGCAGTTGAAAGCAAAGGCCTCCCTTGGCCCGAGTACGGAAGCGATTGTCCGCGAAGCCGAAGCCCGCAATATCCCTTGGTTTGAGTTGAGCAGTCGCTCGATTATTCAATTGGGCTATGGTGCCCGCAGTCATCGGATACAAGCCACGTTGAGCGATCGCAGTAGCATCTTGGCAGTTGAACTTGCAGGGGACAAAGAAGGGGCAAAGCGACTGCTTCAGGATGCGGGAATTCCTGTGCCAAAGGGAACCGTGGTCCGCTACATTGAAGACCTCCCCGAAGCCATTGAGGAGATCGGTGGCTACCCTATTGTCATTAAGCCCCTCAACGGCAACCACGGTCGGGGGATTACGATTGACATCAACACCCTAGAAGACGCTGAAGAAGCCTTTGAAATTGCCAGCAGCATCTCCAAATCAGTCATTGTGGAACGCTATCATGCGGGTCGCGACTTCCGGGTTCTAGTGGTCAATGGCAAAGTGGTCGCTGCTGCTGAACGGGTGCCCGCCCATGTCATTGGCGACGGCCGCTCTACCATTGAAGAACTCATTGAGCAAACAAACCAAGACCCGCAGCGGGGAGACGGTCACGATAATATCCTCACCCGCATTGAGGTCAACCACGACACTTGGACACTCCTGGAAAAACAGGGCTATACCCTGAATACGGTCTTGCAACCGGGGGAAATTTGTTATCTACGGGCCACGGCGAACCTGAGTACCGGTGGCATTGCCGTTGATCGCACCGATGAAATTCACCCGGAAAATGTTTGGATTTGCCAGCGGGCCGCTCGGATTATTGGTCTGGATATTGCCGGTATTGACGTTGTCAGCCCCGATATTAGTCAGCCCCTGCCTAAAGTTGGCGGTGTGATTGTGGAAGTCAATGCCGCTCCCGGCTTTCGCATGCACACGAACCCCAGCCAAGGGATTGCCCGCAATGTTGCTGAACCAGTGTTGAATATGCTCTTTCCACCGGGAACGCCTTGCCGCATCCCGATCTTTGCCATTACAGGCACCAATGGTAAAACCACCACCACCCGTCTCATTGCCCATATCTGCAAACAAACGGGGCAAACCGTTGGCTACACCACCACAGATGGCATCTATATTGGGGATTATCTGGTGGAAAAAGGAGACACCACAGGCCCCCAAAGTGCTCAACTAATCCTGCAGGACCCCACCGTTGAGATTGCCGTCCTCGAAACGGCGCGAGGCGGTATTCTCCGCTCCGGCTTGGGCTTTGACCACTGTGATGTCGGGGTGGTGCTCAATGTGCAGGCCGACCACCTTGGCCTTGGCGATATTGACACCGTTGAGCAATTGGCGGACTTAAAGGCAGTGGTGGTGGAATCCGCCTGGCCAAATGGCTACGCTGTTTTGAATGCCGATGACCCCCTAGTGGCGGGAATGGCACGCCAAGTCAAAGCGCAAGTGGCCTATTTCTCGATGAATCCCCACAATCCAATCATTCGGCAGCATATCCAGCAGGGGGGACTCGCCGCTGTTTATGAAAATGGCTATCTCTCAATTTTGAAAGGGGACTGGACGCTGCGGATTGAGCAGGCAGAAAATGTGCCCATTACCCTTGGGGCTCGAGCGGGCTTTATGATTGCCAATGCCCTCGCTGCCAGTCTAGCCGCCTTTGCCCAAGGCATCAGTATTGAGCATATTCGCGCTGCCTTGACCACGTTCCGAAGCTCGGTGGAGCAAACCCCCGGTCGGATGAACCTCTTTGATTTGGGGCAATTTAGTGTCTTGGTGGATTATGCCCACAATCCAGCAGGGTATGAGGCCATTGGTGAATTTGTCCAAAAATGGCCGGGGCAGCGCATTGGTGTCATTGGAGGACCGGGCGATCGCCGCGATCAAGACTTGGAACAACTGGGGGAACTCTCGGCGAAAATTTTTGATTGGATCATCATTAAGGAAGATGATGATACCCGTGGCCGGCCCCGTGGCGATGCCGCCTATTGGATTGAGCGGGGGGTACATCACCACAGTGTCCAGCGGCAATACGATATCATCCATGACGAGGTGGCAGCGATTCAATTTGCCCTTGATCGGGCTCCCAAAGGATCCTTAGTGGTGATCTTTCCAGCGGAAGTGAGCCGCACGATTCAACTGATTCGCCAGCATCAGCAACGACTCCAAGGGGAAACGACCAATGGCTTTCACAGTGAGGGAATGCCCACCAGTGGTGATCTCAACCCCTCCATCTCTCATTAG
- a CDS encoding VWA domain-containing protein, producing the protein MTVELIAKLSDPIVSAGQGAQRQLELTLRAQRQQQRAPLNLCLILDHSGSMASQPLAMVKRAAESLVDRLLPSDRLSVIAFDHKAKVLVPNQTVWDKEAIKAQIATLEPGGGTAIDEGMKLGLKEIATGKQGTISQIFLLTDGENEHGDNQRCLELAKLAAEYNITLNALGFGVHWNQDVLEQIADAAGGRLVFIEYAEQAIACFQSLFSHISNVDYTNAHVLLTLSEAAQLGNFKPVHQVAPDTIELTYESPDPHEYVIRVGDVSATIRRTLLITLTTQPLPAGSHLIGFAQVRYDDPVQQSRGLFSERIPLTLTAEPEHVPQVDPEVQQSILILEKYRKTKLAETKLQSGDTAGAATFLQSAAKTALQLGDAEAAKVLEASAQELQQQSTLSESALKRTRIASKTVLSRPPSN; encoded by the coding sequence ATGACAGTTGAACTCATTGCCAAGCTCAGCGATCCCATTGTCAGTGCCGGACAGGGGGCACAGCGCCAACTAGAGCTGACGCTAAGGGCACAGCGGCAACAACAGCGCGCTCCTCTAAATCTCTGCTTGATTTTGGATCACAGTGGGTCAATGGCATCGCAACCGTTGGCAATGGTGAAACGGGCAGCAGAGTCCCTAGTGGATCGGTTATTGCCGAGCGATCGCCTGAGTGTCATTGCCTTTGATCACAAAGCGAAGGTTCTGGTGCCCAACCAGACGGTCTGGGACAAGGAGGCCATTAAAGCCCAGATTGCCACCCTCGAACCGGGGGGTGGAACCGCCATTGATGAAGGGATGAAACTAGGATTGAAGGAAATTGCCACAGGCAAGCAGGGTACTATTTCCCAAATCTTTCTGCTCACAGATGGTGAAAATGAACACGGTGACAACCAGCGTTGCCTTGAGCTGGCCAAGCTGGCCGCGGAGTACAACATTACCTTGAATGCCCTAGGGTTTGGCGTCCACTGGAACCAAGATGTCCTTGAACAAATTGCCGATGCCGCTGGCGGACGGCTGGTGTTTATTGAATATGCTGAGCAGGCGATCGCCTGTTTTCAATCCCTCTTTAGCCACATCAGCAACGTGGACTACACCAATGCCCATGTCCTACTCACCTTGAGTGAAGCCGCTCAACTGGGGAACTTCAAACCCGTGCACCAAGTGGCGCCCGACACAATTGAACTCACCTACGAAAGCCCCGATCCCCACGAGTATGTGATTCGCGTGGGGGATGTCTCGGCAACCATCAGACGGACACTCCTCATTACCCTAACGACCCAGCCCTTGCCAGCGGGGTCTCACCTCATTGGTTTTGCCCAAGTCCGCTATGATGACCCGGTGCAGCAGTCCAGAGGCCTTTTCTCTGAGAGGATTCCCCTGACGCTCACAGCAGAACCAGAGCACGTGCCCCAAGTAGATCCAGAGGTACAGCAAAGCATTCTCATCCTCGAAAAATACCGCAAAACTAAGCTGGCAGAAACGAAGCTGCAATCGGGGGACACCGCTGGCGCGGCCACCTTTCTTCAGAGTGCGGCCAAAACTGCTCTACAACTGGGGGATGCGGAAGCAGCAAAAGTCCTTGAGGCCTCTGCCCAAGAGCTACAGCAACAATCTACCCTCAGTGAATCTGCCCTCAAGCGCACGCGCATTGCCTCAAAAACAGTCCTGAGCCGTCCCCCCTCAAACTAG